In one Nicotiana tomentosiformis chromosome 6, ASM39032v3, whole genome shotgun sequence genomic region, the following are encoded:
- the LOC104115684 gene encoding early nodulin-like protein 9, giving the protein MVQTSSRSCIKSIYNLGLLSLLLLIQNGNTYEFNVGGSGDWSVPLDSNANNYNQWAERSRFQIGDSLLFVYPSDKDSVLLVTKEDYANCSIAAPIKKYSDGHSIFKFNQSGHFYFISGVHENCVKNENLQVVVMADRSNNNQTVASPSPSPSTAEVPLAPSPFDEGATSPSTGSVDINPSPTPSQESSPPKNSASSIVMSFVGSVGAFIGSSILLGL; this is encoded by the exons ATGGTTCAAACAAGTTCAAGATCGTGCATAAAAAGTATTTATAATTTGGGGTTACTTAGTCTTTTGCTATTGATCCAAAACGGCAATACCTATGAGTTCAACGTTGGAGGTTCTGGAGATTGGAGTGTCCCTTTGGATTCCAATGCCAACAATTACAACCAGTGGGCTGAGAGGAGTCGATTCCAAATTGGTGATAGTTTAT TGTTTGTCTATCCGTCTGATAAGGATTCAGTTCTCCTTGTAACCAAGGAAGACTATGCAAATTGCAGCATAGCGGCTCCAATTAAAAAATACAGTGATGGACATAGTATTTTTAAGTTTAACCAATCTGGGCATTTCTATTTCATCAGTGGAGTTCACGAAAACTGTGTCAAGAATGAAAATTTACAAGTGGTGGTCATGGCCGATAGAAGCAATAACAATCAAACTGTCGCTTCGCCTTCACCTTCACCATCAACAGCAGAGGTTCCTCTAGCTCCTTCTCCTTTCGATGAAGGTGCCACATCTCCATCAACTGGTTCAGTAGACATCAATCCATCACCAACACCTTCTCAAGAATCTTCTCCTCCAAAGAATAGTGCTTCTTCAATTGTCATGAGTTTTGTTGGATCAGTTGGAGCCTTTATTGGTTCTTCCATTCTTCTAGGTCTCTGA